The following are from one region of the Sulfurimicrobium lacus genome:
- a CDS encoding permease — protein sequence MPRRAPWGWVVLATILWVAAYASLTPFADALLTLTGLSPQSHLGGALQFFFYDTPKVLLLLTGIVFVMGIVHTFVSPERTRAMLSGKRLGVGNVMAATLGIVTPFCSCSAVPLFIGFLSAGVPLGVTFSFLISAPMVNEVALALLFGLFGWKVAALYLGLGLTVAIVAGLVIGELKMERYLEDWVRAIQVGNAVDLVLERPSWVERIDAGVAHIKEIVGKVWPYILGGIALGAGIHGFVPEDFMAGIMGKDAPWWSVPAAVAIGVPMYTNAAGIIPIVEALLGKGAALGTVLAFMMSVIALSAPEMIILRKVLKPRLIATFAGVVAAGIMLVGYVFNAVL from the coding sequence ATGCCCCGCCGCGCCCCCTGGGGCTGGGTCGTCCTGGCGACCATTCTGTGGGTGGCCGCCTACGCCAGCCTGACGCCTTTCGCCGATGCGCTGCTGACGCTCACCGGGCTTTCGCCGCAGAGCCACCTGGGCGGTGCGCTGCAATTCTTCTTTTACGACACGCCCAAGGTATTGCTGCTGCTCACCGGCATCGTGTTCGTGATGGGCATCGTGCATACCTTCGTCTCGCCCGAACGCACCCGCGCCATGCTGTCCGGCAAACGACTGGGCGTGGGCAACGTGATGGCGGCGACGCTCGGCATCGTCACACCGTTCTGTTCCTGCTCGGCGGTGCCGCTGTTCATCGGTTTTTTATCCGCCGGGGTGCCGCTGGGCGTGACGTTCTCCTTCCTGATTTCCGCGCCCATGGTCAATGAAGTGGCGCTGGCGCTCCTGTTCGGCCTGTTCGGCTGGAAGGTGGCGGCGCTCTATCTTGGCCTGGGGCTTACTGTGGCGATCGTCGCCGGCCTGGTCATCGGCGAACTCAAGATGGAACGCTACCTGGAAGACTGGGTGCGCGCCATCCAGGTCGGCAATGCGGTAGATCTGGTGCTGGAACGTCCTTCCTGGGTGGAACGCATCGACGCCGGCGTGGCGCACATCAAGGAGATCGTCGGCAAGGTGTGGCCCTACATCCTCGGCGGCATTGCGCTGGGTGCGGGCATCCACGGCTTTGTGCCGGAGGATTTCATGGCCGGCATCATGGGCAAGGATGCGCCCTGGTGGTCGGTTCCCGCCGCCGTTGCCATCGGCGTGCCGATGTACACCAACGCCGCCGGCATCATCCCCATCGTCGAAGCGTTGCTGGGTAAAGGTGCGGCGCTGGGCACCGTGCTCGCCTTCATGATGAGCGTGATCGCACTGTCGGCGCCGGAAATGATCATTTTGCGCAAGGTTCTGAAGCCCCGGCTGATTGCCACCT
- the arsB gene encoding ACR3 family arsenite efflux transporter, whose translation MSAQCEIAAKKASGAELGFFERWLTLWVFFAIVAGIALGQLAPTPVQILGKLEIAQVNLPVGLLIWLMIIPMLMKIDFSALGQVKRHWRGIGVTLFINWGVKPFSMALLAWAFIRILFAPYLPAGQIDSYIAGLILLAAAPCTAMVFVWSGLSRGDPLFTLSQVALNDTIMVFAFAPLVGLLLGVASISVPWATLFLSVVMYIVIPLAIAQFLRRVLQGRGALDSVLARLHPAGISALLATLVLLFAFQGKAILDQPLIIVLLAVPILIQVYFNSMLAYWLNRTVGEVHSVAGPSALIGASNFFELAVAAAISLYGFESGAALATVVGVLIEVPVMLSVVRIVNGSKEWYERGGQRE comes from the coding sequence GTGAGCGCCCAATGCGAAATCGCCGCCAAGAAAGCCTCGGGGGCCGAACTGGGTTTTTTCGAGCGCTGGCTGACGCTGTGGGTGTTCTTCGCCATCGTGGCGGGCATCGCGCTGGGGCAACTGGCACCCACGCCGGTTCAAATTCTCGGCAAGCTGGAAATCGCCCAGGTCAACCTGCCGGTCGGCTTGCTGATCTGGCTGATGATCATCCCCATGCTGATGAAGATCGACTTTTCGGCACTCGGCCAGGTCAAGCGGCACTGGCGCGGCATCGGTGTCACCCTGTTCATCAACTGGGGCGTGAAGCCGTTTTCCATGGCGCTGCTGGCTTGGGCTTTCATCCGCATCCTGTTTGCGCCTTATCTCCCTGCGGGGCAGATCGACAGCTACATCGCTGGGCTGATCCTGCTCGCCGCCGCGCCCTGTACCGCGATGGTGTTCGTGTGGAGCGGCCTGTCCAGGGGCGATCCGCTGTTTACCCTGTCGCAGGTGGCGCTCAACGACACCATCATGGTGTTCGCTTTCGCGCCGCTGGTCGGCCTGCTGCTCGGGGTCGCGTCGATCAGCGTACCGTGGGCCACGCTGTTCCTTTCAGTGGTGATGTACATCGTCATTCCGCTCGCCATCGCCCAGTTCCTGCGCCGGGTGCTGCAGGGCAGAGGCGCGCTGGATAGCGTGCTGGCGCGCCTGCACCCGGCCGGCATCTCGGCCCTGCTCGCCACCCTGGTGCTGCTGTTCGCCTTCCAGGGCAAGGCCATACTTGATCAACCGCTAATCATCGTCCTGCTGGCGGTGCCGATCCTGATCCAGGTGTATTTCAATTCCATGCTCGCCTACTGGCTCAACCGAACCGTGGGCGAGGTCCACAGCGTGGCCGGGCCTTCGGCGCTGATCGGCGCGAGCAATTTCTTCGAGCTGGCGGTGGCGGCGGCGATTTCGCTCTACGGCTTCGAGTCCGGCGCGGCGCTGGCGACGGTGGTGGGGGTGCTGATCGAGGTGCCGGTGATGCTGTCGGTGGTGCGCATCGTGAACGGCTCCAAGGAATGGTACGAAAGAGGTGGTCAACGTGAATAG
- a CDS encoding arsenate reductase ArsC, with the protein MSKKTFNVLFLCTGNSARSILGEALLNHLGKGQFHAWSAGSHPAGAVSPFAIELLRKSKLPVENLRSKSWDEFSLPGAPQFDFVITVCDNAAGEVCPAWPGQPMTAHWGIDDPAAATGSDAEKRKAFVTAFTQLNRRISLFISLPVEKLDRLSLKRQLDDIGRLREKGE; encoded by the coding sequence ATGAGCAAAAAAACATTCAACGTGCTGTTCCTTTGCACCGGCAATTCGGCGCGTTCGATTCTGGGCGAGGCGCTGCTTAACCATCTCGGCAAGGGCCAGTTCCATGCCTGGAGCGCGGGCAGTCATCCGGCGGGGGCGGTCAGTCCTTTCGCCATCGAGTTGCTGCGGAAGAGCAAACTGCCGGTCGAAAACCTGCGCAGCAAGTCCTGGGACGAATTTTCGCTGCCCGGCGCACCGCAATTCGATTTCGTCATTACCGTGTGCGACAACGCCGCCGGCGAAGTCTGTCCCGCCTGGCCCGGCCAGCCCATGACCGCCCACTGGGGCATCGACGATCCCGCTGCGGCAACGGGCAGCGACGCAGAAAAGCGCAAGGCATTCGTCACGGCTTTCACCCAGCTCAACCGCCGCATTTCGCTGTTCATCAGCCTGCCGGTGGAGAAGCTGGACCGGCTGTCCCTCAAGCGCCAGCTCGACGACATCGGGCGTTTGCGCGAGAAAGGAGAGTAG